The proteins below come from a single Natranaerofaba carboxydovora genomic window:
- a CDS encoding protein-glutamate methylesterase/protein-glutamine glutaminase, which translates to MGDKNIKVLIIDDSALVRNVLKRIFDKEPGIEVIGAVIDPIYAIKEIKKQRPDVITLDLQMPRMDGLTFLKKLMKAYPLPVVVVSAKAKKSSEVTLKALELGAFDFVTKPEVGIETGINELSEQIIHKVKSAAKANIKELSKITRKSQMEDKPKKETSDTMLTSTDKIICMGASTGGTVAIKNILQPLPANLPGIIAVVHMPSGFTASFAKSLDTICSMKVKEAEDREQIVNGVCYIAPGNYHLLVKKRGSNYYIELNQEPPVRSHRPSIDKAFYSLAENASPNSMGIILTGMVDDGAKGIKEMYDNGCHTIAQDEETSVVFGMPKQAIKLGGVKKVLPLEKISGAIMNYVKEN; encoded by the coding sequence GTGGGGGATAAAAATATTAAGGTTTTAATTATTGATGACTCGGCTTTAGTAAGAAATGTCTTGAAAAGAATATTTGATAAGGAGCCAGGTATAGAGGTTATAGGCGCAGTCATCGACCCGATATATGCAATCAAAGAAATTAAAAAACAAAGGCCTGATGTAATAACCCTGGATTTACAGATGCCTAGGATGGACGGGCTTACATTTTTAAAAAAACTTATGAAAGCATATCCATTACCTGTAGTTGTAGTAAGTGCAAAAGCTAAAAAAAGCTCAGAGGTAACCTTAAAAGCTTTAGAGCTTGGAGCTTTTGACTTTGTTACAAAGCCTGAAGTTGGCATAGAAACCGGGATTAATGAGTTATCAGAACAAATAATACACAAGGTAAAAAGTGCTGCTAAAGCAAATATAAAAGAGTTAAGTAAAATAACAAGAAAAAGCCAAATGGAAGATAAACCAAAGAAAGAAACCTCAGATACTATGCTGACAAGTACCGACAAAATAATTTGTATGGGTGCCTCAACAGGTGGAACAGTTGCTATAAAAAATATCTTACAACCTCTGCCCGCAAATCTCCCGGGAATAATTGCAGTTGTTCATATGCCATCAGGATTTACAGCATCTTTTGCCAAATCTTTAGATACTATCTGCTCTATGAAAGTAAAAGAAGCAGAAGATAGGGAGCAAATAGTAAATGGTGTATGCTATATTGCGCCAGGGAATTACCATCTGCTGGTCAAAAAAAGAGGTTCCAATTACTATATTGAATTAAATCAAGAACCTCCGGTAAGAAGCCATAGACCTTCGATAGACAAAGCTTTTTATTCGCTAGCGGAAAATGCATCCCCAAATAGCATGGGAATTATTCTAACTGGTATGGTAGATGACGGGGCAAAGGGCATTAAAGAGATGTATGATAATGGATGTCATACTATAGCTCAGGATGAAGAGACATCTGTGGTTTTTGGGATGCCAAAACAGGCTATCAAATTAGGAGGTGTTAAAAAAGTTTTACCTTTAGAAAAAATTTCAGGAGCAATTATGAATTATGTTAAGGAAAACTAA
- a CDS encoding chemotaxis protein CheD encodes MRKQFNNRLGRMVYEIFAGEYVAVNRKENAVISTLLGSCVSVCLHDPKAKVSGMNHFMLPGKISTEELLVSEDARYGMYSMEILINEMLKRGAEKTRIKAKVFGGGKVLNNTTSMGNVSKSNIEFTRTFLKMENIPVVSSDVGKNVGRKLFFYPETFTIYVKKITYGTSVEEAVKRDKRFFQRMKKDRAESGDVTLFD; translated from the coding sequence ATGAGAAAACAGTTTAATAACAGACTTGGTAGGATGGTTTATGAAATATTTGCTGGTGAATACGTGGCAGTAAACAGAAAAGAAAATGCTGTTATATCTACACTTCTTGGATCTTGTGTTTCTGTATGCCTTCATGATCCAAAGGCAAAGGTTTCTGGGATGAATCATTTTATGCTCCCAGGTAAAATATCTACTGAAGAGCTACTTGTTAGTGAAGATGCCCGTTATGGCATGTACTCAATGGAAATTTTAATAAATGAAATGTTAAAGCGTGGAGCAGAGAAGACCAGGATTAAAGCCAAAGTTTTTGGTGGTGGGAAAGTATTAAATAACACGACTTCTATGGGTAATGTATCAAAATCAAATATTGAATTTACCAGGACATTTTTAAAGATGGAAAATATACCCGTGGTATCTAGCGATGTTGGTAAAAATGTTGGTAGAAAGCTATTTTTTTATCCAGAAACTTTTACAATCTATGTTAAGAAAATAACATATGGAACAAGTGTTGAAGAAGCTGTAAAAAGGGATAAGAGATTTTTCCAAAGGATGAAAAAAGACAGGGCAGAAAGTGGAGATGTTACCTTGTTTGATTAG
- a CDS encoding CheR family methyltransferase — translation MTSKENSYENADKSELSQEEFEFIRKMVYDNIGVNLTQSKKALVVSRLKKRLRELSFTSFKDYLNYLETAEGELDIVFNLITTNVTKFFREPRHFKFLYFNYFKYLEDLREEGSIDNTIRVWSAGCSTGEEPYTLAMFLHYYFKQNRKDWNIKILASDINLEVLKKARNGIYSKDEVMGVPYKLLKRYFHLGTGPNEGKFKVKDEIKSLVSFKRINLAGKEEYPIGDPFHIIFCRNVFIYFDKKTQNRILKNFDNHLIPGGILCLGHSESINVREPGNENWRLLEHTIYQKGH, via the coding sequence ATGACTTCTAAGGAAAATTCTTATGAAAATGCTGACAAATCAGAGCTTAGTCAGGAAGAATTTGAATTCATACGTAAAATGGTGTATGACAATATAGGTGTTAACCTTACCCAGTCAAAAAAAGCCCTTGTAGTTTCAAGGTTAAAAAAAAGATTAAGGGAACTTAGCTTTACATCATTTAAAGATTATCTTAATTATCTAGAAACTGCAGAGGGCGAACTTGATATAGTTTTTAACCTGATAACTACAAACGTGACAAAATTTTTTCGAGAACCTCGCCATTTCAAATTTCTTTATTTTAACTACTTTAAATATTTGGAAGATCTAAGAGAAGAAGGAAGTATAGATAATACAATAAGGGTTTGGTCGGCAGGATGTTCTACCGGGGAAGAACCTTATACACTTGCTATGTTTTTGCATTATTATTTCAAACAAAATCGCAAAGATTGGAATATAAAAATCCTTGCCTCGGATATTAACCTTGAAGTTCTAAAGAAAGCAAGGAATGGGATATACTCAAAGGATGAAGTTATGGGAGTGCCCTACAAACTTCTAAAACGCTACTTTCACCTGGGGACGGGACCTAATGAAGGAAAGTTCAAGGTTAAAGATGAGATAAAAAGCTTAGTATCTTTTAAACGTATAAACCTTGCAGGTAAAGAAGAATATCCAATAGGAGATCCTTTTCATATAATCTTTTGTAGAAATGTGTTTATATATTTTGACAAAAAAACTCAAAATAGAATCTTAAAAAACTTTGATAATCATCTTATACCCGGTGGGATCTTGTGTCTTGGGCATTCTGAATCTATTAACGTAAGGGAACCGGGAAATGAAAACTGGAGATTGCTTGAACATACAATTTACCAAAAAGGTCATTAG
- a CDS encoding chemotaxis protein CheA: MSEGELLQTFIEETSENLEMAEEGLLELEKDPGNAEIIDQVFRAMHTIKGGAGLVEADVFQNISHYLESILEEVRSSGETLPEEAFNLIFAGTELMNKMLSTGDVHGENYKQEIDDLIKALEDYDKSSQNTSGNGSGESDEILSVSSEKEEIKSQSNDDIHYYLIKMKFERDIFETGTDPLMFFVEFEEYGKVIASHANKSSLPTLQNLEPEKLDIFWWVFLESDKQKQEIEDIFIFVIDENDIQVEEITDEIGFWFDNSEETKEVFLERGIATNENIDQILAKQKKIGEEKGLTSRDDIQAKKPEKQPEKPKQDDAKKEVGASKEEETASKEAAGSSSKAEEPKSQVTDTIRVSTSKLEGILNHIAELLIAQSRVKELVNRLADEDNSIHEEINNSFQEVDKLIRQVQEEVLEASMIPIGGTFLRMQKMARDIAHKGGKEVDIKVEGRDTELDKKVIEQITDPLKHLIRNSIDHGIELPEEREKEGKDRRATVTLNAYHQEGNIVIEIEDDGKGINKNKIYQKALNKGLITEEQELSEAEIFDLIFMPGFSTTDEVTDLSGRGVGLDVVNTNIKNLRGSIDVFSTEGKGTKFSLKLPLTLAIIDGMMIRIGSERYILPMTAIGEFINPGQKDFNRAENKGWILHMRNEYIPFAKLYQLIDIEPDYRNIEDAICIILKDGNKKLALMVDEILGQEQIVIKSLKENLGQVEGIAGVTILGDGNVAIILDVPSIFRMLRKKLNYDQFSEYSTL; this comes from the coding sequence ATGTCTGAAGGTGAACTTTTACAAACCTTTATCGAAGAAACTAGTGAAAATCTTGAAATGGCAGAAGAAGGTCTTTTAGAACTAGAAAAAGATCCGGGAAACGCAGAAATAATTGATCAGGTGTTTCGTGCCATGCATACCATAAAAGGTGGTGCGGGCCTTGTAGAAGCAGATGTATTTCAAAATATATCTCACTATCTTGAAAGCATATTAGAAGAGGTAAGAAGCTCAGGTGAAACATTGCCTGAGGAAGCTTTTAATTTGATATTTGCTGGGACTGAGCTGATGAACAAAATGCTTTCAACGGGAGACGTACATGGCGAGAACTACAAACAAGAGATTGACGACCTGATAAAAGCCCTGGAAGACTATGACAAATCATCTCAAAATACTAGTGGTAATGGTAGTGGAGAAAGTGACGAAATACTAAGTGTAAGTAGTGAAAAAGAAGAGATTAAGAGCCAATCTAATGATGACATACACTATTATCTTATAAAGATGAAATTTGAAAGAGATATATTTGAAACAGGTACAGACCCTTTAATGTTTTTTGTTGAGTTTGAAGAATATGGGAAAGTAATAGCTTCTCATGCAAACAAGTCAAGCTTACCTACCCTTCAAAACTTAGAGCCTGAAAAACTGGATATATTTTGGTGGGTTTTCTTAGAATCAGACAAACAAAAACAAGAGATAGAAGATATATTTATATTTGTAATAGATGAAAATGACATACAAGTTGAGGAGATTACTGATGAAATTGGATTTTGGTTTGATAACTCAGAGGAAACAAAGGAAGTATTCTTAGAACGTGGGATAGCTACTAATGAAAACATAGATCAGATCCTAGCAAAACAAAAGAAAATCGGCGAAGAAAAAGGTTTAACTTCTCGAGATGATATTCAAGCCAAAAAACCGGAGAAACAACCAGAAAAGCCCAAACAGGATGACGCAAAGAAAGAAGTTGGTGCTTCAAAAGAAGAAGAAACTGCCTCAAAAGAAGCTGCTGGCTCATCATCAAAAGCAGAAGAGCCTAAATCTCAGGTGACAGATACAATAAGAGTAAGCACTTCAAAACTAGAAGGGATACTAAATCACATAGCTGAACTTCTAATAGCTCAGTCAAGGGTGAAAGAACTTGTCAACAGGCTTGCCGACGAAGATAATTCTATTCATGAAGAAATAAATAACTCATTCCAGGAGGTTGACAAACTTATAAGACAGGTTCAGGAAGAAGTCTTAGAGGCAAGTATGATACCTATCGGGGGAACTTTTTTGAGGATGCAGAAGATGGCCAGGGATATAGCTCATAAAGGCGGCAAAGAAGTAGACATAAAAGTAGAAGGTCGGGATACTGAACTTGACAAAAAAGTAATAGAACAGATCACAGATCCTCTAAAACATCTTATAAGAAACAGTATAGACCATGGAATTGAACTTCCCGAGGAAAGAGAAAAAGAAGGCAAAGACAGAAGAGCAACTGTAACATTAAACGCTTATCACCAGGAAGGAAATATTGTGATAGAGATTGAGGACGATGGCAAAGGGATTAACAAAAATAAAATCTATCAAAAAGCTCTAAATAAAGGGCTTATTACTGAAGAGCAGGAGCTAAGCGAGGCGGAGATTTTTGATTTGATTTTCATGCCAGGATTTTCCACTACGGACGAAGTCACAGACCTCTCCGGAAGAGGTGTAGGCTTGGATGTAGTTAATACGAATATCAAAAACTTAAGAGGAAGCATAGATGTTTTTTCAACAGAAGGGAAAGGAACCAAATTTTCCCTAAAACTCCCCCTTACCCTTGCGATTATAGATGGAATGATGATTAGGATTGGAAGTGAACGTTATATATTACCTATGACTGCAATTGGAGAGTTCATAAACCCTGGCCAAAAAGATTTTAACAGAGCAGAAAACAAAGGCTGGATACTTCATATGAGAAATGAGTATATACCTTTTGCTAAATTATATCAACTAATAGATATTGAACCTGACTACAGAAATATAGAAGATGCAATATGTATTATATTAAAAGATGGCAATAAAAAACTCGCTTTGATGGTAGATGAAATTTTGGGACAGGAACAAATTGTGATTAAGAGTCTGAAAGAAAACCTTGGGCAGGTAGAGGGCATCGCTGGTGTTACCATCCTTGGAGATGGGAATGTGGCGATTATTCTTGATGTGCCTTCTATATTTAGGATGTTAAGAAAGAAACTAAATTATGACCAGTTTAGTGAATACTCAACACTTTGA
- a CDS encoding response regulator: MSNKLVFVVDDSNTIRASLKYTLEKQGYEVVAANDGQDGLDKLEDLKSKGKRPAMIIADINMPRLDGIGFIKEVKKNPDFKFIPILVLTTESQENMKMEGKKAGAAGWLVKPFQPDQLIGVVKKFVK, translated from the coding sequence ATGAGTAATAAGTTAGTCTTTGTTGTAGATGATTCTAATACTATAAGAGCCTCACTGAAGTATACTTTGGAAAAACAGGGCTATGAGGTTGTGGCTGCCAATGATGGTCAGGACGGGCTTGACAAGCTAGAAGACCTAAAATCAAAAGGGAAACGTCCTGCAATGATAATAGCTGATATAAATATGCCTAGATTAGATGGAATTGGATTTATCAAAGAAGTTAAGAAAAACCCGGACTTTAAATTTATCCCTATTCTGGTTTTGACAACCGAGTCCCAGGAAAATATGAAAATGGAAGGGAAGAAGGCTGGAGCTGCTGGCTGGCTTGTTAAGCCTTTCCAACCAGATCAACTGATTGGAGTAGTTAAAAAATTTGTCAAATAG
- a CDS encoding STAS domain-containing protein gives MYKLPEYLSVHVVADEKEKMISSLDNMGPEEMKVYVDASETSDIDAAGLQLLLSFYLTLKKEGKEFILQNPSDTLQRMLELSGAAYYLCEGGQ, from the coding sequence TTGTACAAATTACCTGAGTATCTATCTGTTCATGTTGTGGCAGATGAAAAGGAGAAAATGATAAGTTCTTTGGATAATATGGGTCCAGAAGAGATGAAAGTTTATGTTGATGCCTCTGAAACTAGCGATATAGATGCAGCTGGATTGCAGCTTTTATTATCATTTTATCTGACATTAAAAAAAGAAGGAAAAGAGTTTATATTACAAAATCCCTCTGATACATTACAGCGAATGCTAGAATTATCGGGTGCTGCCTACTATTTATGTGAAGGAGGACAATAA
- the splB gene encoding spore photoproduct lyase, whose product MYNFKRVFIEEAALKYDNAKKIKKIFEDRDVPVNIISSPQGVRGIPGDDKEEIYRESKKTLVVGIRRSTKFQTCKPSAHYQLPIATSCPGMCRYCYLNTNLGKRPYIRTYVNIDEILAKAQKYIDERSPEETIFEGAATSDPLPVEDLTGNLKESIKYFGKEPLGKFRFATKFTDVDSLLGIDHNKSTEIRYSLNTEYVINKYEENTPLLNKRVEASSKLANVGYPVGFLIAPIITYPGWKKDYEELLLQLRDKIGDDAEISFELITHRYTTKAKNLINETFPENDLPMEEKDRRFKYGQFGYGKYIYPPETMSEIKKFFYDRIDKIFSNEKILYFV is encoded by the coding sequence ATGTATAATTTTAAAAGAGTTTTCATCGAAGAAGCAGCTTTGAAATACGATAATGCAAAAAAGATCAAAAAAATATTTGAAGATAGGGATGTACCTGTAAACATTATAAGTAGCCCCCAGGGAGTTAGAGGTATCCCGGGAGATGACAAAGAAGAAATCTATAGAGAATCAAAAAAGACCCTGGTAGTTGGAATAAGAAGATCTACAAAATTTCAAACCTGTAAACCTTCAGCTCATTATCAGCTTCCTATAGCAACAAGCTGTCCTGGTATGTGTAGATACTGTTATCTAAACACTAACCTTGGAAAAAGACCATATATCAGAACTTATGTTAATATAGATGAGATTCTTGCCAAAGCTCAAAAGTATATAGACGAGCGCTCACCCGAAGAAACCATCTTTGAAGGAGCGGCTACATCTGATCCACTGCCAGTAGAGGACCTTACCGGAAACTTAAAAGAAAGTATAAAATATTTTGGAAAAGAGCCTCTTGGCAAATTTAGATTTGCTACTAAATTTACCGATGTGGATTCTTTACTTGGAATAGATCACAACAAAAGCACTGAAATCAGGTATAGTCTAAACACAGAATATGTTATCAACAAATATGAAGAGAATACTCCCTTACTAAACAAAAGAGTAGAGGCTTCTTCTAAATTAGCTAATGTGGGATATCCTGTAGGCTTTCTCATTGCCCCTATAATAACTTACCCCGGTTGGAAAAAAGATTATGAAGAACTACTTCTACAGTTAAGAGACAAAATAGGAGATGATGCTGAGATTTCTTTCGAATTAATCACCCACCGTTACACAACTAAAGCAAAGAACCTTATAAACGAAACCTTCCCTGAAAATGACCTTCCAATGGAAGAAAAGGATCGTAGATTTAAATACGGACAATTTGGCTATGGCAAATACATTTATCCACCAGAAACTATGTCAGAGATTAAAAAATTTTTTTATGATAGGATAGATAAAATCTTTTCTAACGAAAAAATATTATACTTTGTTTGA
- the gap gene encoding type I glyceraldehyde-3-phosphate dehydrogenase, whose translation MSYNVAINGFGRIGRLFLRNCLLDKNKKEIKVKAINDLAKTKTISHLFKYDSMYGTYPGKVKALENDEKEYDSLLIDDDYKEIKIFNEEKPENLPWDNLNIDLVLEATGKFRDREGAKAHLKAGAKRVLISAPAKDEDVTIVMGVNEEEFDPFSDFIISNSSCTTNAISPLLKVINEEFGVVSSYMTTIHSYTNDQRLLDLTHEDLRRARAAAESIIPTTTGAAKAVSKVLPLLKGKVEGFAIRVPTPTVSMIDLTCFVRKETDREEVNRILEERAEGFEGILDINYTPLVSSDYKGSEASCIVDGLLTDVSGENLIKVCGWYDNEWAYSKRLLDLTSYINKKTGKLMSTWK comes from the coding sequence TTGTCATACAATGTAGCTATTAATGGTTTTGGACGTATTGGCAGGTTGTTTTTGCGAAATTGCCTTTTAGATAAAAACAAAAAAGAAATTAAAGTAAAAGCAATAAATGATCTGGCAAAAACAAAGACCATATCTCATTTATTTAAATATGATTCCATGTATGGAACTTACCCGGGAAAAGTAAAAGCATTAGAGAATGATGAAAAAGAGTACGATAGTTTGCTAATAGATGATGATTACAAAGAAATTAAAATTTTTAATGAAGAAAAGCCAGAGAACCTGCCCTGGGATAACCTAAATATAGATTTAGTTTTGGAAGCAACCGGTAAATTTAGAGACAGAGAAGGTGCTAAAGCTCACCTCAAAGCCGGAGCCAAAAGGGTTCTTATCTCAGCTCCTGCAAAGGATGAAGATGTAACAATTGTGATGGGTGTTAATGAGGAAGAGTTTGATCCTTTTAGTGATTTTATTATTTCTAACTCTAGTTGTACTACAAATGCTATCTCCCCTCTATTGAAAGTGATTAATGAAGAGTTCGGTGTAGTAAGTTCTTATATGACAACTATACATTCGTATACAAATGACCAGAGGCTTTTAGATCTAACTCATGAGGATTTAAGAAGGGCAAGGGCAGCAGCCGAATCAATTATACCTACAACTACAGGTGCTGCAAAAGCTGTTTCAAAAGTCCTTCCTCTTCTTAAAGGAAAAGTGGAAGGCTTTGCAATAAGGGTTCCAACTCCTACAGTTAGTATGATTGACTTGACCTGTTTTGTAAGAAAAGAAACGGATAGAGAAGAGGTCAACAGAATTCTAGAGGAGAGGGCAGAAGGTTTTGAAGGTATACTTGACATAAATTATACCCCCCTGGTATCTAGTGATTACAAAGGATCTGAAGCTTCCTGTATCGTCGACGGTCTTTTGACAGACGTTTCTGGAGAAAATCTAATAAAGGTTTGTGGGTGGTATGATAATGAGTGGGCGTATTCAAAGAGGTTACTTGACCTGACATCCTACATAAATAAGAAAACCGGAAAACTAATGAGTACGTGGAAATAA
- a CDS encoding HEAT repeat domain-containing protein — translation MEKNVQENVDYTFLYRHEVSKLLDQLVTNKKNYRKRDNIIKKIFGMERHAVPVILDRLKDAETKEASILSQLLMLLEVDDENIGEKLISLAFDSKIPDKNKNYILKVLDYYGLEPAELPHEEVFSDPEKALKDARESLFTEITQNLEAIPQFLMEISDFSPEVQSTLVQEMAKTGDEKAVTLLKVLAQLDEYEIANEAIKGLGDNATPLAYSALEELLDKEDREEFYPLINEEIKKLKSKGVKASNEKEIEGFKTGEIYQAAVSKLDGRGNRAIWLALRWGEDKGGICLINFLSNINEGLNDCWGIYRITISEFKKIMADFRRDNSLISNDPEYAKALLKNAISKTTETGSNKPMEFSFWRNFLSEDWTSPEPYNPEFDKYSKIFESGESNNKLWKELKKLHEYKDFWDWFVHHPYVYDLASDMLYKSKKSKKLIVLSTSADQEEIYQKFVDNLIKPRLDFYIKALRLMADFELRKGRTKMYRVIMLALYYLEEKKEVENHPFIQGIVNKSLQMAAQNLKHGYDLRINPEEFDY, via the coding sequence ATGGAAAAGAATGTGCAGGAGAACGTTGATTATACATTTTTATATAGGCACGAAGTGAGCAAGCTTTTGGATCAACTTGTTACTAATAAAAAAAATTATAGGAAACGTGATAATATAATTAAAAAAATTTTTGGAATGGAAAGACATGCAGTTCCTGTTATATTAGATCGTCTAAAAGATGCCGAAACAAAAGAGGCTTCAATTTTGAGTCAGCTTCTCATGCTCTTAGAGGTAGATGATGAAAATATAGGAGAAAAGCTCATAAGCCTTGCCTTTGATTCCAAAATTCCAGATAAAAATAAAAATTATATCCTAAAAGTGCTGGACTATTATGGGTTAGAGCCAGCTGAACTTCCCCATGAGGAAGTTTTTAGTGATCCGGAAAAAGCATTAAAAGATGCCAGGGAATCCCTTTTTACTGAAATTACTCAAAACCTCGAGGCGATACCGCAGTTTTTGATGGAGATATCCGATTTTTCTCCGGAGGTTCAAAGCACTCTTGTTCAGGAAATGGCCAAAACCGGGGATGAGAAGGCTGTAACCTTGCTAAAAGTATTAGCACAGTTAGATGAGTACGAGATTGCAAATGAAGCTATTAAAGGACTAGGAGATAACGCTACCCCATTGGCATACTCTGCCTTAGAAGAGCTTTTAGATAAAGAAGATAGAGAAGAATTTTACCCACTTATCAATGAAGAGATAAAAAAATTAAAATCAAAAGGCGTTAAAGCTTCCAATGAAAAGGAAATTGAAGGATTTAAAACCGGTGAAATTTATCAGGCTGCCGTATCAAAATTAGATGGACGTGGGAATAGAGCTATTTGGTTAGCTCTTCGCTGGGGTGAGGACAAAGGTGGGATTTGTCTAATAAATTTTCTTAGTAATATTAATGAAGGGTTAAATGATTGCTGGGGGATATACCGGATAACAATAAGCGAATTTAAAAAAATCATGGCTGATTTTAGAAGGGACAATTCCCTGATCAGTAATGATCCCGAATATGCAAAGGCATTACTAAAGAACGCTATAAGTAAGACTACTGAAACTGGGTCAAATAAGCCTATGGAGTTTTCTTTCTGGCGAAACTTTCTTTCAGAAGATTGGACTAGTCCAGAGCCTTATAACCCCGAATTTGATAAATATTCTAAAATTTTTGAGAGTGGAGAATCAAATAATAAATTATGGAAAGAACTTAAAAAACTTCATGAATACAAAGATTTTTGGGATTGGTTTGTACATCATCCCTACGTTTATGATCTTGCATCAGATATGTTATATAAGTCAAAAAAATCAAAAAAACTGATAGTACTATCAACTTCTGCTGATCAAGAGGAAATTTATCAAAAGTTTGTTGACAATCTTATTAAACCAAGACTAGACTTCTATATCAAAGCACTTCGTTTGATGGCAGACTTTGAGTTAAGAAAAGGGCGAACTAAGATGTATAGGGTGATAATGCTAGCTCTTTACTATCTTGAGGAAAAGAAAGAAGTAGAAAATCATCCCTTTATTCAAGGGATAGTAAATAAAAGTCTGCAAATGGCAGCGCAAAACTTAAAACATGGTTATGACCTTAGGATTAACCCGGAAGAATTTGATTATTGA
- a CDS encoding metal-dependent hydrolase → MDLITHTIVGTATYRVFTGQELSFEDPFLIATMVGASLPDIDIATHLFGDVPYFKYHRGATHSILGTIILSLVVGGGLSFIFDVSFFALFSFTLLGCATHVMLDTLNSYGAKLFWPFSDKRTTLNLLVFIEPFMIALLLAVIMFNSFIDGGRAILLFILVLLYFLFRYFSKLMLKRMLTKKFPRQSFDKVVIVPAFASIFHWDYILENNKEVILGRTTLMLKDFEIKKRLKKEAPSKIVKKALLTKVGKFFADFTPHYYIKHEKIKDKHLVKFIDLRYLVKEGFVNSAEVIISEKGKVMEAFFQPYSENRKIPIN, encoded by the coding sequence ATGGATTTAATCACACATACAATTGTCGGTACTGCCACATACAGGGTCTTTACAGGCCAAGAACTGAGTTTTGAGGATCCCTTCTTAATTGCTACCATGGTAGGAGCCTCCCTCCCTGATATTGATATAGCAACCCATCTTTTTGGGGATGTGCCATACTTCAAATATCACCGCGGGGCAACTCATTCAATCCTTGGTACAATAATACTTTCACTGGTAGTAGGAGGCGGACTATCATTTATATTTGATGTATCTTTTTTTGCTCTTTTTTCTTTTACTCTTCTTGGATGTGCGACCCATGTGATGTTAGATACCCTTAACTCCTATGGTGCTAAACTATTTTGGCCCTTCTCTGATAAAAGGACAACTCTGAACCTTCTTGTATTCATTGAACCTTTTATGATAGCGTTACTATTAGCTGTTATTATGTTCAACAGTTTTATTGATGGTGGTAGAGCTATATTGTTATTTATATTAGTCTTACTTTATTTTCTATTTAGATATTTTTCAAAATTAATGCTAAAAAGAATGTTAACAAAAAAATTTCCAAGGCAGAGTTTTGATAAGGTGGTTATTGTCCCTGCCTTTGCAAGCATATTCCACTGGGATTATATCCTTGAAAACAATAAAGAAGTTATTCTTGGTAGAACCACATTAATGTTAAAGGATTTTGAGATCAAAAAAAGATTAAAAAAAGAAGCACCTTCTAAAATAGTCAAAAAAGCTCTTTTAACAAAAGTAGGCAAGTTTTTCGCTGATTTCACCCCTCATTATTATATCAAGCATGAAAAGATTAAGGACAAGCATTTAGTTAAATTTATTGATCTTAGGTATTTGGTCAAAGAAGGTTTTGTTAACTCTGCAGAGGTAATCATAAGTGAAAAGGGAAAGGTTATGGAAGCTTTCTTTCAGCCTTATTCTGAGAATCGAAAGATCCCAATCAATTGA